A stretch of DNA from Desulforegula conservatrix Mb1Pa:
AAAGCTTTATTTTTTAGTCGCATTGTTTATGGCTTTTACCCTTTTTTCCTGCGCCAAGAAAACGATCGCAGAGGACTCGGGCATGTCCCAGAATGACTCTGTGGCAGCAGCTCCAAATGCTGCGCCTCCGTCTGCCAAGACCAAAAGCACGCGCCTAATGATTAAAAACGCGAATATGAGGGTGCAGGTGGCGGATATCCCAAAAGCCATTGATTCCACGACTAAAATAATCGAAATAGCCGGAGGATATATTTATGAATCCAATCATTATGGAAACAATACGGCAAATATGAGATTCGGAGTTCCAGCCGCGAGCCTTGAAAGCACGCTTGATTCAATATCAAAAATAGGAGTTGAGACAAGCCGAAACATCTCTGCCGAAGATGTCACAGATCAGGTTGTTGACATGGAGGCGGAGCTTGCAAACAGAAAAATCCTCAGGGACAGGCTGCGCGCTCTTCTTTCAAAGGCAAAGGATGTCAAGGATGTTCTGGCTGTCGAGGCTGAACTGACAAGAATCCAGACAGAAATAGACTCCATTGAGGGCAGGCTCAAGAAGATGAAGGAAAACATAAGCTTTTCCAAGGTCTCGCTCGAACTTTATCCCAAAGGCCCGGAAAAGAAACAGGAGATTCTCGGGCCTCTGGGGTATCTTTATTATGGAGCCAAATGGTTCGTGACCAAGCTGTTTGTTATTCAGTCCGCAGATTGATACAATATCGGGCTGATCTGATTTATGGTCGAAACTCTGGTGCGCAAGCCTTAGAGCTTGAGCACCCTACGCATCGGCCTTTTTAAAGCTAAATTGACCATCTAACTCATTAACCGATATTCTAATTTATGTTCACGATTTATTTTCACGGAGTTTAAAAATGCTTAATACATTGAAAAAATCTGACTTTTTTGTGGTAATTTTGTTAGCCGTCTTTACTGCTTCGGCATGGGCCGCCGATGTCAAAGGCTCCAAGGATCACCCTGCTGCCGGACGTCTTACAGGTTCAGACATTCTTGTCTACAGTTCAAAAAATTTTGATTCTTACAACATTCCACTTGGACAGGCAAAACCGGGCGACAACAATAACTACACATTCCCCAATTCCCAGAAGGTAGAAGGAACAACCACTAAAATCACCTATATTGCGCCAGAAGGAAAAAGTGCCGAAGAAGTAATAGCCAACTATCGCGAGCTTTTTAAATCAAAAAGCTTTGAAACTCTATTTGAAGCCAAGGATGATGATTTCGGTAGATACGATGAATTCGTGAAAGCCGCAAAATATGAAAAAGTTTTTGAAAGCAGCGGAGGCGCAAGGCGCTTCATTGCCGGAAAACTCGCCGGTCAGAATGGAGATGTCTATATCTCGGTTTATGCGGCTGAAAACAATTTCTGGGGTTTTGAGATAAAAATCGGGAAGCAGGAAGCAAAAAAAGGTCGCACATATTATCAGGTCGATGTTGTCGAAACCAAGCCGCTCACAACTTCCCTCGTTGTGATGAAGGCTGAAGAAATGGAAGGAAGCCTTTCTAAGACCGGAAGAGTCGCACTTTACGGAATTCTTTTCGACCATGACAAGACTGATATAAAACCAGAATCAAAGCCTGCGCTCGAGGAAATTGCAAAACTTCTCAAGGCTTCTCCTGATCTTAAAATTCTTGTTGTCGGCCATACGGACAACCAGGGCGAAATTAAATACAATCAGGATCTTTCAAAGAGAAGAGCCGAATCTGTAGTCAAAGCCCTCACATCTGAGTACGGCATAGCTGGAGGAAGGCTTTCAGCCCATGGTGTGGGCATGCTTTCTCCTGTGGCTTCCAATGATTCGGATGACGGAAAAGCAAAAAACAGGCGCGTTGAACTTGTAAAACAGTAGTTTCATTTGATAATACCCGGTGCGCGGACTCATTCCACGCACCATCCTTCTTTTCTATGATCAGGAAAAAATGAAAAAAGTCATATTTCTGCTTGCACTCATTCTTTTTGTTTCAATCATCATTTCAAAAAGATCTGATCGCATAACACCTCAATCTCCTGAAATGAGACCCATTCTCAATAAAATAATCAGAAGCGATCAGACTATGACCATATCCCTTGTTGGAGACATGTGCTTTGACAATCTTGTCGCGGAAAGAATGAAAATGCATGGGGATGATTTTGTTTTTTCAGGCTATTCTGAATATTTTAAGGATTCTGATGTGCTTTTCGGAAATCTTGAAACGCCTCTGACCAAGGTTGAGCCTGAAGAAATAGTCAAAGACTATCATTTCAAAAGCAATCCAAAGATTGCGGGTCTACTCAAAAAAAATAATTTTTCAGCTGTCAGCATTGCAAACAATCATATGCTGGACAGTGGCAGAAGTGGTTTATATGAAACTGTGCAGACCCTTTACAAATACGGAGTCGGGTTTGCTGGAGGAGAGTATAATCTTGAAAAAGCGGTAAAGCCTTTTTATGTAAAAGCCAAGGGAATGAAGGTTGGATTTTTGGCATTCTCCAAGGTTGTTCCTTCCCAAGACTGGGCGGCAGGTGAAA
This window harbors:
- a CDS encoding OmpA family protein — encoded protein: MLNTLKKSDFFVVILLAVFTASAWAADVKGSKDHPAAGRLTGSDILVYSSKNFDSYNIPLGQAKPGDNNNYTFPNSQKVEGTTTKITYIAPEGKSAEEVIANYRELFKSKSFETLFEAKDDDFGRYDEFVKAAKYEKVFESSGGARRFIAGKLAGQNGDVYISVYAAENNFWGFEIKIGKQEAKKGRTYYQVDVVETKPLTTSLVVMKAEEMEGSLSKTGRVALYGILFDHDKTDIKPESKPALEEIAKLLKASPDLKILVVGHTDNQGEIKYNQDLSKRRAESVVKALTSEYGIAGGRLSAHGVGMLSPVASNDSDDGKAKNRRVELVKQ
- a CDS encoding DUF4349 domain-containing protein, with amino-acid sequence MKKLYFLVALFMAFTLFSCAKKTIAEDSGMSQNDSVAAAPNAAPPSAKTKSTRLMIKNANMRVQVADIPKAIDSTTKIIEIAGGYIYESNHYGNNTANMRFGVPAASLESTLDSISKIGVETSRNISAEDVTDQVVDMEAELANRKILRDRLRALLSKAKDVKDVLAVEAELTRIQTEIDSIEGRLKKMKENISFSKVSLELYPKGPEKKQEILGPLGYLYYGAKWFVTKLFVIQSAD
- a CDS encoding CapA family protein, with product MKKVIFLLALILFVSIIISKRSDRITPQSPEMRPILNKIIRSDQTMTISLVGDMCFDNLVAERMKMHGDDFVFSGYSEYFKDSDVLFGNLETPLTKVEPEEIVKDYHFKSNPKIAGLLKKNNFSAVSIANNHMLDSGRSGLYETVQTLYKYGVGFAGGEYNLEKAVKPFYVKAKGMKVGFLAFSKVVPSQDWAAGENKYGLACAYSWHEKVYKDAIASAKKDCDVLVVSVHWGKERIAEVDDDDVATAHKMIDSGADIIMGHHPHVVAKMEYYKEKPIFYSLGNFIFTTSNYSEANKTIMARILINSQKKIEEVSVIPGKIIESSPTPMDGPEKEMFVKRFMDDEAEKSPVSIVRTKKKSEG